In a genomic window of Lepisosteus oculatus isolate fLepOcu1 chromosome 3, fLepOcu1.hap2, whole genome shotgun sequence:
- the snrpa gene encoding U1 small nuclear ribonucleoprotein A translates to MAMQELRPNHTIYINNLNEKIKKDELKKSLYAIFSQFGQILDILVSRSLRMRGQAFVIFKEVNSASNALRSMQGFPFYDKPMRIQYAKTDSDIIAKVKGTYVERDRKKEKRKVKGQEVPGKKGLQGAVAPMTPGVPTPIPGMPPMTQAPRMMPMPGQPPYMPPPGMMPPPGMGPGQMPPGAMPPGAMMPGQMPHAQVPENPPNHILFLTNLPEETNELMLSMLFNQFPGFKEVRLVPGRHDIAFVEFENEVQAGAAREALQGFKITQSNAMKISFAKK, encoded by the exons ATGGCTATGCAGGAGCTTCGCCCGAACCACACCATCTACATCAACAACCTCAACGAGAAGATCAAGAAGGATG AGCTGAAGAAGTCCCTGTACGCCATCTTCTCGCAGTTCGGCCAGATCCTGGACATCCTGGTGTCGCGCTCGCTGAGGATGAGGGGCCAGGCCTTCGTCATCTTCAAAGAAGTCAACAGCGCCTCCAACGCCCTGCGCTCCATGCAGGGCTTCCCCTTCTACGACAAGCCCATG CGGATCCAGTACGCCAAGACGGACTCGGACATCATCGCCAAGGTGAAGGGCACCTACGTGGAGCGGGACCGCAAGAAGGAGAAGAGGAAGGTCAAGGGCCAGGAGGTGCCAGGGAAGAAGGGGCTGCAAGGGGCCGTGGCGCCCATGACTCCTGGGGTGCCCACGCCCATACCG GGCATGCCACCCATGACCCAGGCTCCTCGAATGATGCCGATGCCCGGACAGCCCCCCTATATGCCCCCGCCGGGCATGATGCCACCTCCTGGGATGGGTCCCGGACAGATGCCCCCTGGCGCAATGCCGCCTGGAGCAATGATGCCAGGGCAGATGCCTCATGCTCAG GTGCCTGAGAACCCGCCCAACCACATTCTGTTCCTCACCAACCTCCCCGAGGAGACCAACGAGCTGATGCTGTCCATGCTCTTCAATCA gttCCCGGGCTTTAAAGAGGTGCGCCTGGTCCCGGGGCGGCATGACATCGCCTTCGTGGAGTTCGAAAACGAAGTGCAGGCCGGGGCGGCGCGGGAAGCCCTGCAGGGCTTCAAGATCACGCAGAGCAACGCCATGAAGATCTCCTTCGCCAAGAAATAG